In the Candida orthopsilosis Co 90-125, chromosome 7 draft sequence genome, GCTTAACTTATATAGTACAACATGGCTTGCAAACACAAAATGAAGttagaaaaagaaaatattcCAATACACAAAACTGTAAACTATAACCaataaaaacaacaaacaacacGTAAAAAGTAAATACAACAACGTAAACAATAGAAACAATTATACAACAATATTATTAATAGCGTGTCTTTATATCGACGTATTTTATTTGTACCTGTGTTCTTGTTGCTAAACCTAATTCGGGAAAGGTTTGGTTAGAAGAAGTTTCTCTTGCAACGAAGTCAGTATTGGAAAAGACTCATAACCCATCGTAGTATGGTGTATTTTTATGAGTCTTCTCTTTCTTAAATGTGCAGACAGCAACCAAGAGATTTCTTAGGCCATTGAACACAATGTATGCTGAGTAAAAGTAACATATTTGAACTTCCGTTATACCTTATTATCCGTAGTAAAATTGTTCCGTTACTTTGGTTGGGTATACAAAGTTGGTTTCTTAAGTAGAATGTGTTCTGATAttattcttcaattttgttggataTTACGTCTCACAAACCTAGGCTAGACTACTCCAACCAATAGACAATAGTAAGCCAGCTCTGTCAAAGTTTTAGTGAATGAGTTTTAGTTCATTTTGGTCTCCTTCTGGTTCAAAAATCCACTTTAGGTATAATCCTGTATATAAgtaaaacaataaacaatacGAGTTTTTTAGTTGTGTTACACAATGTGAGGTCATTACTGTTATAGCTTTTTAATAACCAGCATTGCATACAATACAAATATTAACTATGAGAAGTAAAGCTTATTTGTGTAATATCACGTAATTATTATTTGACTGCAAATTGTCTCTCCATTATAACATAAGCGTTCTTTACTTTGAGTTAAGAATTAAAACCTTCTATTATCGATCAATGCTTGCATTAAGCTAAACATTATACAATAGTAAAAAACTCTAAACCACAATGCATTCTGGTTACTTTTCCAGCTCTTCTTTTGCCGTGTATAAATAATCGATCAAAGTAACCACTTCCCGCTTTCACTtggtatttttcaattcattaattACATATTATAATATTCATCAAGACACACTCATTTGTTACTTAATATACATAATTTCCATTCCTTAGATTTGCAATACCCATATATACACATTATAACATTTCAGAATGAGAATATCCACAATTTCAGCCATTGCTGCCATAATAGTGGCTACTGAGGCTGCTCCAGTTATATACACCAATTACGTTACTGCTGGTACCACCCATACTAATTGGGTTACTGTAACTACTGGAACCACTACCAAAACAGGTTTGACTACTATTTATGGTCCACCTCCAGCTGCTACTAATACtgcttcaacttcatcttcaagtTCAACTCCATCATCGAGTTCAGTAACATCAAACACAAGCTCAAGCTCAATAACTAGTTCTACTGTCCCTTCTACAAGCAGCTCTTCATCAGTAGCTGAAACATCTACACCATCATCGAGCTCAACTTCCACACCTTCAACCtcatcttcctcatcatcaatctcATCTACCTCAGCCACTTCATCTTCCACCTCatctacatcatcaaccccagcaacttcatcatcaacccCAGCAACTTCATCCTCAAGTCAATTATCAACTCCATCAACCGATTCTGCTTTCGCCAATACAATCTTAGCCGCTCACAATAGAGTACGTGCTCTCCATGGTGTTCAAGATTTAGCTTGGAATGACACTTTAACCAAATACGCAGCTGATTACGCTGCCAACACTTTTTCATGTGATAATGTTCAATTAGTTCATTCTGGTGGTCCGTATGGGGAAAACTTGGCTGCTGGTTACCCTGGTGGTGATTCACCAGTCAATGCTTGGTACAATGAAATTAAAGATTACAACTATGATGCTCCTGGTTATTCAACTGCAACTG is a window encoding:
- a CDS encoding Rbe1 cell wall protein, which translates into the protein MRISTISAIAAIIVATEAAPVIYTNYVTAGTTHTNWVTVTTGTTTKTGLTTIYGPPPAATNTASTSSSSSTPSSSSVTSNTSSSSITSSTVPSTSSSSSVAETSTPSSSSTSTPSTSSSSSSISSTSATSSSTSSTSSTPATSSSTPATSSSSQLSTPSTDSAFANTILAAHNRVRALHGVQDLAWNDTLTKYAADYAANTFSCDNVQLVHSGGPYGENLAAGYPGGDSPVNAWYNEIKDYNYDAPGYSTATGHFTQLIWKATSQVGCAYVTCDNAWRQYTICEYYSRGNIVGIDYTTGKSLFEENVLPPVSGEVQLQ